A single window of Candidatus Eremiobacterota bacterium DNA harbors:
- a CDS encoding DUF5069 domain-containing protein, protein MSDRVTDLPYPDADLRAHPPRGARAMLGGLYFLPRTIDKARAKIQGALGLYKVSPGLSGYLLEWLGVSEDDFTEAVRTRGPTRRSSPGSASAPTNQRILRSTSA, encoded by the coding sequence ATGAGCGATCGCGTGACCGATCTGCCGTATCCGGACGCCGACTTGCGCGCGCATCCGCCGCGCGGCGCGCGGGCGATGCTCGGCGGGTTGTACTTCTTGCCGCGCACGATCGACAAGGCACGCGCGAAGATTCAAGGAGCGCTCGGCCTCTACAAAGTCTCCCCCGGCCTCTCCGGGTATCTGCTCGAATGGCTCGGCGTGAGCGAAGACGACTTCACCGAAGCCGTGCGCACGCGCGGACCGACGAGGAGGTCGTCGCCTGGCTCCGCAAGCGCACCGACGAATCAACGTATCCTGCGATCAACGAGCGCCTGA
- a CDS encoding cupin domain-containing protein, which translates to MIATDSLDRLFAEAAAQEVRPLWTMMDAVVPPRPEPKAVPHVWRYAALRPLLERAGHLVSAKDAERRVLQLINPALKPPQTTDTLYAGLQLILPGEVARAHRHVAFALRFIVEGDAAYTAVDGEKVTMRRGDLILTPSWEYHDHGHEGDGPMVWLDGLDLPVYQFFPANFAQPYGEERFPAEPAPEDTHLRYPWADMQARLEAQPEPYVRAEYEHKRTGGAVSRVIGAAAERIAKGSSSPTRRETAGIIYHVYKGRGLTQVGEERLEWEKGDTFCIPSWMPYRHEAAKDTYLFRYDDRPVLEAIGAYRHEASAA; encoded by the coding sequence ATGATCGCGACGGACTCTCTCGACCGCTTGTTCGCCGAGGCGGCGGCCCAAGAGGTGCGGCCGCTCTGGACCATGATGGACGCCGTAGTCCCGCCGCGGCCGGAGCCCAAGGCGGTCCCGCACGTATGGCGCTATGCCGCGCTGCGCCCGCTGCTCGAGCGCGCGGGACATCTGGTCTCGGCGAAAGACGCGGAGCGGCGCGTGCTGCAGCTGATCAATCCCGCCCTCAAGCCGCCGCAGACGACCGACACGCTCTACGCCGGGCTGCAGCTGATCCTTCCCGGCGAGGTCGCGCGCGCACACCGGCACGTCGCGTTCGCGCTGCGTTTCATCGTCGAAGGCGACGCCGCGTACACCGCGGTCGACGGCGAGAAGGTCACGATGCGCCGTGGCGACTTGATCCTCACGCCGTCGTGGGAGTACCACGATCACGGCCACGAAGGCGACGGGCCGATGGTGTGGCTCGACGGCCTCGATCTACCCGTCTACCAGTTCTTTCCGGCGAACTTCGCGCAGCCGTACGGCGAGGAGCGCTTTCCCGCGGAGCCGGCGCCCGAGGACACGCACCTGCGCTATCCGTGGGCCGACATGCAAGCGCGGCTCGAAGCGCAGCCCGAACCGTACGTGCGCGCAGAGTACGAGCACAAGCGCACCGGCGGCGCGGTGTCGCGCGTGATCGGCGCGGCGGCCGAACGGATCGCGAAGGGAAGCTCGTCGCCGACGCGCCGCGAGACCGCCGGAATCATCTACCACGTCTACAAAGGCCGCGGCTTGACGCAGGTCGGCGAAGAGCGGCTCGAGTGGGAGAAAGGCGACACGTTCTGCATTCCGTCCTGGATGCCGTACCGCCACGAAGCGGCGAAGGACACCTACCTCTTCCGCTACGACGACCGCCCGGTGCTCGAAGCGATCGGCGCGTACCGCCACGAAGCCTCCGCCGCATGA
- the polA gene encoding DNA polymerase I: MSAQTTLELAHPPAPGTTRLMLLDTYGLVYRAFFALPDLTTTRGVHINAAYGFTMMLNKLIADEKPTHVIAAFDKGLPLARLALYDQYKAQRTETPDDLRSQWPLVRRILATFDIPVVEIDGEEADDVIATLARQAEAAQQEVLVVTGDLDLLQIVDARTTVLTTRRGITELGRYDEEKVRERFDLEPRQLPDYRGLKGDPSDNLPGIPGVGEKTAVALVKNAGSLDALIANPKLAGKPKWEALIREYGEQARICRDVSLIKRDLPVAIDWESARYTPPPNDALYALYRELEFKTLLAKLAPPETPVEAAADEFLEGEYDSYTAATDPPDYARLAQRIDEAAARERVAVAARGDALAISPDDGRAFAFLKSSLGAPNVGEAFARLWQQVPQLVAYDAKSLIGELQLPLRTLGDDPMVSSHILSPGRTFADADQASSEFLDRKLPEDQPAAAADAAGLLARKTREELERRGQIAYYTDVELPLVSVLAAMERAGIALDPHALRAIAVEVDAAVARLQREIYEIAGEEFNLGSPQQLGRILFEKLGLPAGRQNKTGYATGADVLQGLAKSFPVAAKVLEWREVSKLKSTYVDVLPALAGADGRVHTVFNQTATATGRLSSTNPNLQNIPVRGELGRRIRKAFVAPSDERVLLAADYSQIELRLMAHMSGDEAMRAAFHERQDIHDFTARRIFDVGPFAEVTRNQRTMAKSVNFGLLYGMSDFGLAQRLEIDRASARAMTEAYFARFPGVRGFIDRVLDEARERGYVETLLGRRRYMPDLRSRNYMLRAAAEREATNAPLQGSAADLMKLAMVRIDRRLNAEGLDAVMLLQIHDELIFEVAVRDLEAVGRIVKHEMEHALELSVPIEATLKTGKNWYDVESFVVDEPAGSMHPDADANGGG; encoded by the coding sequence ATGTCGGCGCAGACGACGCTCGAGCTCGCGCATCCGCCCGCGCCCGGGACGACGCGGCTGATGCTGCTCGACACCTACGGGCTGGTCTACCGCGCGTTCTTCGCGCTCCCGGACTTGACGACGACGCGCGGCGTGCACATCAACGCCGCCTACGGCTTCACGATGATGCTGAACAAGCTGATCGCGGACGAGAAGCCGACGCACGTGATCGCCGCGTTCGACAAGGGATTACCGCTCGCGCGGCTCGCGCTCTACGACCAGTACAAGGCGCAGCGCACCGAGACGCCGGACGATCTGCGCTCGCAGTGGCCGCTGGTGCGGCGCATCCTGGCGACGTTCGACATTCCCGTCGTCGAGATCGACGGCGAAGAGGCCGACGACGTCATCGCGACGCTCGCGCGCCAAGCCGAAGCGGCGCAGCAAGAGGTCCTCGTCGTCACCGGCGACCTCGACCTGCTGCAGATCGTCGACGCGCGCACGACCGTGCTGACGACGCGCCGCGGGATCACCGAGCTGGGCCGCTACGACGAAGAGAAAGTGCGCGAGCGCTTCGACTTGGAGCCGCGCCAGCTGCCCGACTACCGCGGCTTGAAAGGCGATCCGTCCGACAACCTGCCCGGCATCCCGGGCGTCGGCGAGAAGACCGCCGTCGCGTTGGTGAAGAACGCCGGCTCGCTCGACGCCTTGATCGCGAACCCGAAGCTGGCCGGCAAGCCCAAGTGGGAGGCGCTGATCCGCGAGTACGGCGAGCAGGCGCGCATCTGCCGCGACGTCTCGCTCATCAAGCGCGACCTGCCGGTCGCGATCGACTGGGAGAGCGCGCGCTACACGCCGCCGCCGAACGACGCGCTCTACGCGCTCTACCGCGAGCTCGAGTTCAAGACGCTGCTGGCGAAGCTCGCGCCGCCGGAAACCCCGGTGGAGGCGGCGGCCGACGAGTTTCTCGAGGGCGAGTACGACTCGTACACCGCGGCGACCGATCCGCCCGACTACGCGCGGCTCGCGCAGCGCATCGACGAGGCGGCGGCGCGCGAGCGGGTCGCGGTCGCGGCGCGCGGCGACGCGCTCGCGATCTCGCCCGACGACGGGCGCGCGTTCGCGTTCTTGAAGTCCTCGCTCGGCGCGCCGAACGTCGGCGAAGCGTTCGCGCGGCTGTGGCAGCAGGTCCCACAGCTGGTCGCGTACGACGCGAAGAGCCTGATCGGCGAGTTGCAGCTCCCGCTGCGCACGCTGGGCGACGATCCGATGGTCTCCTCGCACATCTTGAGCCCGGGTCGCACCTTCGCCGACGCCGACCAGGCCTCGAGCGAGTTTCTCGACCGCAAGCTGCCGGAGGACCAGCCCGCCGCGGCCGCCGACGCCGCCGGTCTGCTGGCGCGCAAGACGCGCGAAGAGCTCGAGCGCCGCGGGCAGATCGCGTACTACACCGACGTCGAGCTGCCGCTGGTCTCGGTGCTCGCCGCGATGGAGCGCGCCGGGATCGCGCTCGACCCGCACGCGCTGCGCGCGATCGCGGTCGAGGTCGACGCGGCGGTCGCGCGGCTGCAGCGCGAGATCTACGAGATCGCGGGCGAAGAGTTCAACCTCGGCTCGCCGCAGCAGCTCGGCCGCATCCTGTTCGAAAAGCTCGGGCTTCCCGCGGGGCGGCAGAACAAGACCGGCTACGCGACCGGCGCCGACGTGCTGCAAGGGCTCGCGAAAAGCTTCCCGGTCGCGGCGAAAGTGCTGGAGTGGCGCGAGGTCTCGAAGCTCAAGAGCACCTATGTCGACGTGCTGCCGGCGCTCGCCGGCGCGGACGGCCGCGTCCATACGGTCTTCAACCAGACCGCCACCGCGACCGGCCGGCTTTCGTCGACGAACCCGAACTTGCAGAACATCCCGGTGCGCGGCGAGCTCGGGCGGCGGATTCGCAAGGCGTTCGTCGCGCCGTCGGACGAGCGCGTGCTGCTGGCGGCGGACTACTCGCAGATCGAGCTGCGCCTGATGGCGCACATGAGCGGCGACGAGGCGATGCGCGCGGCGTTCCACGAGCGCCAGGACATCCACGACTTCACCGCGCGCCGCATCTTCGACGTCGGCCCGTTCGCCGAGGTGACGCGCAATCAGCGCACGATGGCGAAGTCGGTGAACTTCGGCCTGCTCTACGGGATGTCGGACTTCGGGCTGGCGCAGCGGCTCGAGATCGACCGCGCGAGCGCGCGCGCGATGACCGAGGCGTACTTCGCGCGCTTCCCCGGCGTGCGCGGCTTCATCGACCGCGTCCTCGACGAGGCGCGCGAGCGGGGCTACGTCGAGACGCTGCTCGGCCGGCGCCGCTACATGCCCGACCTGCGCTCCCGCAACTACATGCTGCGGGCCGCGGCCGAGCGCGAAGCGACCAACGCGCCGCTGCAAGGCTCCGCCGCCGACCTGATGAAGCTCGCGATGGTGCGGATCGACCGGCGGCTGAACGCCGAAGGGCTCGACGCGGTGATGCTGCTGCAGATCCACGACGAGCTGATCTTCGAGGTCGCGGTGCGCGACCTGGAGGCGGTCGGGCGGATCGTGAAGCACGAGATGGAGCACGCGCTCGAGCTCAGCGTCCCGATCGAGGCGACCCTGAAGACGGGAAAGAACTGGTACGACGTGGAGAGCTTCGTGGTCGATGAACCGGCTGGATCGATGCACCCGGATGCGGACGCGAACGGCGGCGGTTAG
- a CDS encoding fumarylacetoacetate hydrolase family protein — protein MRFVVFSTPSAGPRPGMLDGKTIRPLDGLASLDALVALEPAAREAALQRLGEPVALTGASLHAPLRPRKNVFCVGRNYLAHAEEGARVRGEELKLPAVPTFFSKAPTAIADPDATLHLDGTVSQKYDWEAELGVVIGTRCKDVREADALGVIFGYTCVNDVSARDVQNATTQWFKGKTLDDTCPLGPWLVSADEIADPQRLDVSLRVNGETKQHASTAVMIFPIARIIAELSKGLTLEPGDVIATGTPEGVGFARNPPEFLKDGDVVEVEVSQVGVLRNRVAISVPVGAAT, from the coding sequence ATGCGCTTCGTTGTTTTCAGTACCCCCTCCGCCGGACCGCGACCCGGCATGCTCGACGGCAAGACGATCCGCCCGCTCGACGGCCTCGCCTCGCTCGACGCGCTGGTCGCGCTCGAGCCCGCCGCGCGCGAAGCTGCCCTGCAGCGGCTCGGCGAGCCGGTTGCGCTGACCGGCGCGTCGCTCCACGCGCCGCTGCGCCCGCGCAAGAACGTCTTTTGCGTCGGCCGCAACTACCTTGCGCACGCCGAGGAAGGGGCGCGCGTGCGCGGCGAGGAGCTGAAGCTGCCGGCCGTCCCGACGTTCTTCTCGAAGGCGCCGACCGCGATCGCCGACCCCGACGCGACGCTGCACCTCGACGGCACCGTCTCGCAGAAGTACGACTGGGAAGCGGAGCTCGGCGTGGTGATCGGGACGCGCTGCAAGGATGTGCGCGAGGCAGACGCGCTTGGCGTGATCTTCGGCTACACCTGCGTGAACGACGTGAGCGCGCGCGACGTGCAGAACGCCACGACGCAGTGGTTCAAGGGCAAGACGCTCGACGACACCTGTCCGCTCGGACCGTGGCTCGTCAGCGCCGACGAGATCGCCGACCCGCAGCGGCTGGACGTCTCGCTGCGCGTCAACGGCGAGACGAAGCAGCACGCCTCGACGGCGGTGATGATCTTTCCGATCGCGCGCATCATCGCGGAGCTCTCGAAGGGGCTCACGCTCGAGCCCGGCGACGTGATCGCGACCGGAACGCCCGAAGGCGTGGGCTTCGCGCGCAACCCGCCCGAGTTCTTGAAAGACGGCGACGTGGTCGAAGTCGAGGTCTCGCAGGTCGGCGTGCTACGCAATCGCGTCGCGATCAGCGTCCCGGTCGGCGCCGCTACCTGA
- a CDS encoding acyltransferase, whose product MELVRGGRIATIDGLRGIAIVLVVWLHVWQISWQSATIPLIHFSFQPIAETGFLGVALFFFISGFVLTLPYVQAHLAGTAPPSLRHFAGRRFLKIVPSYVLCIAVMIAIGYQTYASASDAVRDVGFHLLFIHDWFGVTNGSINSVMWSLGVEVQFYVLFPLLILAFVRKPLWTGLALFAVANGWRWWAELSPSHYFIEQRLEQLPAYVDLFAAGMLAAYAYVAVALRRPQLAQRRWAFTALSVAGFAALVVLANDCYRHTPDKEWPQTWMVHWRSAFALACCAAGLGSLFAVRAFQLVLANRVLLFLAAISYNLYLWHQPLARELQKLHLPPYATADPHGDPHWMFAFNFVALPVAIAVAALITYGFEQPILRLGKRRRDLRPTPMPIAAETVAES is encoded by the coding sequence GTGGAGCTCGTTCGCGGCGGTCGCATCGCGACGATCGACGGTCTGCGCGGGATCGCGATCGTCCTCGTCGTCTGGCTGCACGTCTGGCAGATCTCCTGGCAGTCGGCGACCATCCCGCTCATTCACTTCTCGTTCCAGCCGATCGCGGAGACGGGCTTCCTCGGCGTCGCGCTGTTCTTCTTCATCTCGGGGTTCGTGCTGACGCTGCCGTACGTGCAGGCGCACCTAGCCGGCACGGCGCCGCCGTCGCTGCGCCATTTCGCCGGGCGGCGTTTTCTGAAGATCGTGCCGTCCTACGTTCTCTGCATCGCGGTGATGATCGCGATCGGTTACCAGACGTACGCGAGCGCGTCGGACGCCGTGCGCGACGTCGGGTTCCACTTGCTGTTCATCCACGACTGGTTCGGCGTGACGAACGGATCGATCAACAGCGTGATGTGGTCGCTCGGCGTCGAAGTGCAGTTCTACGTGCTCTTCCCGCTGCTGATCCTGGCCTTCGTGCGCAAGCCGCTGTGGACGGGGCTGGCGCTGTTCGCGGTCGCGAACGGCTGGCGGTGGTGGGCAGAGCTTTCGCCGAGCCACTACTTCATCGAGCAGCGGCTCGAACAGCTGCCGGCCTACGTCGATCTGTTCGCCGCCGGGATGCTGGCGGCGTACGCGTACGTCGCGGTCGCGCTGCGCCGGCCGCAGCTCGCGCAGCGGCGCTGGGCGTTCACCGCGCTCTCGGTCGCCGGCTTCGCCGCGCTCGTCGTGCTCGCGAACGACTGCTACCGTCACACCCCGGACAAGGAATGGCCGCAGACCTGGATGGTGCACTGGCGCTCGGCGTTCGCGCTCGCCTGCTGCGCCGCCGGGCTCGGCTCGCTGTTCGCCGTGCGCGCTTTCCAGCTCGTGCTCGCGAACCGCGTGCTGCTGTTTCTCGCCGCGATCTCGTACAATTTGTACCTGTGGCACCAGCCGCTCGCGCGCGAGCTGCAGAAGCTGCACCTGCCGCCGTACGCGACCGCCGACCCGCACGGCGACCCGCATTGGATGTTCGCGTTCAACTTCGTCGCGCTGCCGGTCGCGATCGCCGTGGCGGCGCTGATCACGTACGGTTTCGAGCAGCCGATCCTGCGCCTCGGCAAACGCCGCCGCGACCTGCGCCCGACCCCGATGCCGATCGCCGCGGAAACCGTAGCCGAGAGCTGA
- a CDS encoding ABC transporter substrate-binding protein, whose amino-acid sequence MASRALFLGAAAATAAVAAFPTAIVAQARKALTIGYVPSTLFAPVFVAAERGYLRDAGFDANLTPIVAGADSMSLVAQGQIDVAAAALSAAFYNAVNRGLEVKFVASTGYQPRKGQPSALLIRQDLYDGGLRIPGLRGKKIGWIGNQGAASAYYVARILRKDRLRLTDIESLNIPNPEQQTALEHKAIDALFTSAPFSEEFAQKRLATIVGSPPPGIAASGIFFGPALLRNHDSASAVMTALRKAAAEIAGNGFYAPANIEAYAKYTKQPVELIKASPRYDFKPDLRIDQGTLEDMQREFVADNILTYKQPLNEVRLVARF is encoded by the coding sequence ATGGCCTCTCGCGCCCTCTTCCTCGGCGCCGCCGCGGCAACCGCCGCGGTCGCTGCCTTCCCGACCGCAATCGTCGCGCAGGCCCGCAAGGCGCTGACGATCGGCTATGTCCCCTCGACGCTCTTCGCGCCGGTGTTCGTCGCCGCGGAACGCGGCTATCTGCGCGACGCCGGGTTCGACGCCAACCTGACCCCGATCGTCGCCGGCGCCGACTCGATGTCGCTGGTCGCGCAAGGGCAGATCGACGTCGCGGCGGCGGCGCTCTCGGCCGCGTTCTACAACGCGGTGAACCGCGGGCTCGAGGTGAAGTTCGTCGCGTCGACCGGCTACCAGCCGCGCAAAGGACAGCCGTCGGCGCTGCTGATCCGGCAAGACCTCTACGACGGCGGCCTGCGCATCCCGGGCTTGAGAGGGAAGAAGATCGGCTGGATCGGGAACCAAGGCGCCGCCTCCGCGTACTACGTCGCGCGCATTCTGCGCAAGGACCGCTTGCGGCTCACCGACATCGAGTCGCTGAACATCCCGAACCCCGAGCAGCAGACCGCGCTCGAGCACAAAGCAATCGACGCGCTGTTCACCTCGGCGCCATTCAGCGAAGAGTTCGCGCAGAAGCGGCTGGCCACGATCGTCGGCTCGCCGCCGCCGGGGATCGCCGCGTCCGGGATCTTTTTCGGCCCCGCGCTGCTGCGCAATCACGACAGCGCAAGCGCGGTGATGACGGCGCTGCGCAAAGCGGCGGCGGAGATCGCCGGCAACGGTTTCTACGCGCCGGCGAACATCGAGGCGTACGCGAAGTACACGAAGCAGCCGGTCGAGCTGATCAAGGCTTCGCCGCGCTACGACTTCAAGCCCGACCTGCGGATCGATCAAGGGACGCTCGAGGACATGCAGCGCGAGTTCGTCGCGGACAACATCCTCACGTACAAGCAGCCGCTGAACGAAGTCCGCCTGGTCGCGCGCTTCTAG
- a CDS encoding DUF192 domain-containing protein: protein MRTRTAAVSALSGVVLLALGAQGPAAAGGALPLCTRIPLTVRCRPLEVRAPRTTLRLAVALTEAQRERGLMNVTFVPPDEGMLFAFPFAERHMEFWMKDTITPLDMVFVKGDGTISDIAVDVPASTPKTPDDKVARRQGVGRFVIELGAGGAARAGLLPGMQLSIPPVAAK, encoded by the coding sequence ATGCGGACGCGAACGGCGGCGGTTAGCGCGCTGAGCGGCGTCGTGCTGCTCGCGCTGGGCGCGCAGGGTCCGGCGGCCGCTGGCGGCGCGCTGCCGCTCTGCACGCGCATCCCGCTGACCGTGCGGTGCCGTCCGCTCGAGGTGCGCGCGCCGCGCACGACGCTGCGGCTCGCGGTTGCGCTCACCGAGGCGCAGCGCGAGCGCGGGCTGATGAACGTGACGTTCGTCCCGCCGGACGAAGGGATGCTGTTCGCGTTTCCGTTCGCCGAGCGGCACATGGAGTTCTGGATGAAGGACACGATCACGCCGCTCGACATGGTGTTCGTCAAAGGCGACGGCACGATCAGCGACATCGCGGTCGACGTCCCCGCCAGCACGCCGAAGACGCCGGACGACAAAGTGGCGCGCCGGCAAGGCGTGGGCCGGTTCGTGATCGAGCTCGGTGCCGGCGGCGCGGCACGGGCGGGCTTGCTCCCCGGGATGCAGCTCAGCATCCCGCCGGTCGCGGCGAAATGA